In Apium graveolens cultivar Ventura chromosome 10, ASM990537v1, whole genome shotgun sequence, the following are encoded in one genomic region:
- the LOC141692300 gene encoding histone deacetylase 6-like gives MARKDEFSGASLPSPGTDATKRKVTYFFEPRIGDYFYGDHPMKPYRIVMAHDLIVHYNLHRKMEIMRPFPAQASDIQKFHSPDYINFLASVTPEIVDDQAHSEVVKRYKVGRDCPVFDGLFSFCQASAGGSIGAAVKLNRQDADIAINWAGGLHHAKKSEASGFCYVNDIVLGILELLKIHRRVLYIDIDVHHGDGVEEAFYTTNRVMTVSFHKYGEGFFPESGKIEHNGHGEGKHYALNVPLDNGIDDESFQNLFQPIIQKVMEAYQPEVVVLQCGADSLSGDKLGCFNLSMKGHADCLRFVRSFNVPLMVLGGGGYTIRNVARCWCYETGVAVGEELDNKLPYNEHYNYFGPDYTLHYQTKPMANKNTPSGLEKIRNQCLEQVSRLPNAPSVQFQAAPPVIQVPEEDEEDMDRSANT, from the exons ATGGCGAGGAAAGACGAGTTCTCTGGCGCTTCCCTCCCTTCACCGGGCACAGATGCAACAAAACGTAAGGTCACATACTTCTTCGAGCCCAGAATCGGTGACTACTTCTATGGCGACCACCCGATGAAACCTTACAGAATCGTGATGGCCCACGATCTCATCGTCCACTACAATCTCCACCGAAAAATGGAAATCATGCGTCCTTTTCCAGCACAAGCAAGCGACATTCAAAAATTTCATTCCCCAGATTACATAAACTTTCTTGCTTCTGTTACACCTGAAATAGTAGATGATCAAGCACATTCAGAAGTTGTGAAGAGATACAAAGTTGGTAGAGATTGTCCTGTTTTTGATGGGTTGTTTAGTTTTTGTCAGGCTTCTGCTGGTGGGTCTATCGGTGCTGCTGTGAAATTGAATAGGCAAGATGCTGACATTGCTATCAATTGGGCTGGTGGGTTGCATCATGCTAAGAAATCTGAGGCTTCTGGATTTTGTTATGTTAATGATATTGTGCTTGGGATTCTTGAACTACTCAAAATCCACAGG CGTGTGCTTTATATTGATATCGACGTACACCATGGAGATGGCGTAGAAGAAGCCTTCTATACCACAAATAGGGTTATGACTGTGTCGTTTCATAAATATGGGGAGGGCTTCTTCCCTGAAAGTGGGAAAATTGAGCACAATGGACACGGTGAGGGAAAACATTATGCTCTCAATGTGCCACTGGACAATGGTATCGATGATGAGAGTTTCCAAAATCTTTTTCAACCAATTATCCAGAAAGTCATGGAGGCTTACCAACCAGAGGTTGTTGTTCTTCAGTGCGGAGCAGATTCGTTATCTGGTGACAAGCTAGGATGCTTCAACCTGTCTATGAAAGGTCATGCTGATTGCCTCAGGTTTGTGAGATCTTTCAATGTTCCTCTGATGGTTCTGGGTGGAGGAGGGTACACTATCCGGAATGTGGCCCGATGCTGGTGCTATgag ACAGGGGTTGCAGTTGGCGAAGAACTTGACAATAAATTGCCTTATAACGAACACTACAATTACTTCGGTCCAGACTATACTCTTCATTACCAGACAAAACCCATGGCAAACAAAAATACACCTTCTGGTTTAGAGAAAATCAG AAATCAATGTCTGGAACAAGTTTCTAGATTGCCAAATGCACCCAGTGTCCAGTTCCAGGCTGCACCGCCTGTTATCCAAGTTCCAGAAGAG GATGAAGAGGATATGGACAGGTCAGCTAATACATGA